A window of the Musa acuminata AAA Group cultivar baxijiao unplaced genomic scaffold, Cavendish_Baxijiao_AAA HiC_scaffold_1072, whole genome shotgun sequence genome harbors these coding sequences:
- the LOC135666106 gene encoding exocyst complex component EXO70A1-like: protein MEGGERGISSLVAARRSLQASLEKSRTLGAALARAGPRLDEILQRLPSLEAAVRPIRADRDALAAVGGHIDRAVGPAAAVLKVFDAVHGLERSLLSDPRADLSGYLSVLKRLEEALRFLSDNCGLAVQWLDDIVEYLDDHALADSRFIEALKTSLASLKLSPYPLDGGLLAAALDKLESEFRRLLAEHTVPLPMPSDTVDAPTIAPSPIPVPVINKLRAILLRITANSRLDRCISIYVDVRGSNIRASLGSLDLEYLEITPAEFNDVQSIEGYVDKWSRHLEFAVKHLFEAELKVCIEVFERCGPRDVALSCFAEIAAQAGILAFLRFGKTVTETRKDPIKLLKLLDIFATLNRLRLDFNRLFGGKACVEIQNQTRDLIKRLIDGACEIFWELLHQVELQRQMPPPSQGSVPRLVSFVTDYCNKLLSEEYQPVLTQVLIIHRSWKQEKFRERLLTDAILDIFKALETNFETWSKSYGDTILSYLFAMNTHWHFYKNLKGTKLGKLIGEAKLKEHEQYKDYYAAIFLRESWGKLPSLLSREGLILFSGGRGKARDLVKQRLKAFNASFDEMYQKQSNWVISDKELREKICQWIVQTIVPTYRSYMQNYGPLVEQDASASKYAKYTAQSLEKMLGSLFQHKPGRTMSLNIRHSNGKLNSVMTNLSRSASTVS, encoded by the coding sequence ATGGAAGGGGGAGAACGGGGGATCTCGAGTCTGGTGGCGGCGCGGCGGTCGCTGCAGGCGAGCCTGGAGAAGTCGCGGACGCTGGGCGCCGCCCTTGCCCGCGCTGGGCCCCGCCTGGACGAGATCCTGCAGCGGCTTCCCTCCCTGGAGGCCGCCGTCCGCCCGATCCGCGCCGACCGTGACGCCCTCGCGGCCGTCGGTGGGCACATCGACCGCGCCGTTGGTCCCGCCGCTGCTGTTCTCAAGGTCTTTGATGCGGTTCACGGACTCGAGCGCTCCCTCCTCTCCGACCCCCGCGCCGACCTCTCCGGCTACCTCTCCGTCCTCAAGCGCCTCGAGGAGGCCCTTCGCTTCCTATCCGACAACTGCGGCCTCGCGGTGCAGTGGCTCGACGACATTGTGGAGTACCTCGACGATCACGCCCTCGCCGACTCGCGCTTCATCGAGGCCCTCAAGACCTCCCTCGCCTCTCTCAAGCTGTCCCCTTACCCGCTCGACGGCGGCCTTCTAGCGGCCGCCCTCGACAAGCTCGAGTCCGAGTTCCGCCGCCTCCTGGCTGAGCACACCGTACCCCTTCCGATGCCCTCGGACACCGTGGACGCTCCCACCATCGCCCCTTCCCCTATCCCGGTGCCCGTCATCAACAAGCTCCGCGCCATCCTCTTGAGGATAACGGCAAACAGTCGGCTCGATCGCTGCATCTCGATCTATGTCGATGTGCGAGGGTCCAATATCCGCGCCAGCCTCGGCTCGCTCGACCTCGAGTACCTCGAGATCACGCCCGCCGAGTTCAATGACGTGCAGAGCATTGAAGGATACGTCGACAAGTGGAGCCGCCACCTTGAATTTGCCGTCAAGCACCTCTTCGAGGCCGAGCTCAAGGTCTGCATCGAGGTGTTCGAGCGCTGCGGGCCACGAGATGTAGCCTTGTCGTGCTTCGCAGAAATCGCCGCACAGGCTGGAATCCTCGCATTCCTCCGGTTCGGGAAGACTGTCACCGAGACAAGGAAGGATCCCATCAAACTCCTCAAGCTTCTTGACATCTTTGCGACGCTGAACAGATTAAGGTTGGACTTCAACCGGCTTTTTGGAGGAAAAGCTTGCGTTGAGATCCAGAATCAAACCAGGGATCTTATCAAGAGATTGATTGATGGGGCGTGTGAGATCTTTTGGGAGCTTTTGCATCAAGTGGAACTACAAAGACAGATGCCACCTCCCTCGCAAGGATCTGTGCCGAGGTTGGTGAGCTTTGTCACCGACTATTGCAATAAGCTTCTCAGTGAGGAATACCAGCCGGTTCTTACTCAAGTCTTGATCATACATCGGAGCTGGAAGCAGGAGAAGTTTCGAGAGAGGCTCCTAACTGATGCAATTTTGGACATTTTTAAAGCCCTCGAGACGAATTTTGAGACTTGGTCCAAGAGCTATGGGGACACAATCCTCTCCTACCTTTTTGCTATGAACACGCATTGGCATTTCTACAAGAATTTGAAGGGGACAAAGCTTGGGAAGCTGATAGGTGAGGCAAAGTTGAAAGAGCATGAGCAGTACAAGGATTATTATGCAGCAATTTTCTTGAGGGAAAGTTGGGGAAAGCTTCCATCTCTGTTGAGTAGGGAGGGGTTGATATTGTTCTCTGGTGGTAGGGGCAAGGCTCGAGATCTGGTGAAGCAGCGACTGAAAGCATTCAATGCATCCTTCGATGAGATGTATCAGAAGCAGTCAAATTGGGTTATTTCAGACAAGGAACTGAGGGAGAAGATATGTCAGTGGATAGTGCAGACCATTGTTCCTACTTATCGGAGCTATATGCAGAACTATGGGCCTCTGGTGGAGCAAGATGCAAGTGCAAGCAAATACGCAAAGTACACTGCCCAAAGCTTGGAGAAGATGCTTGGTTCTCTTTTCCAGCATAAACCCGGAAGAACGATGAGTCTTAACATCAGGCACTCAAACGGAAAGTTGAATAGTGTAATGACCAACCTGTCACGCTCTGCCTCAACTGTGAGCTGA
- the LOC103976840 gene encoding probable WRKY transcription factor 11, with translation MAVDLLVYAKMDEQMAIQEAAMAGLRSMEHLLSQLSHHHQQSPQLDCREITDLTVSKFKKVISILDRTGHARFRRGPRPAPAVEPAPRAVALAPAKPPQPPIPPPPRSMTLDFTKPIAAPSLVEASGSQFTAEGFSISTSMTSASVTGDGSISNGKIGSASLLLHPAAVSTGKPPLSSSLKKRCHEHAHSEHLTEKHAIPGGRCHCSKRRKSRVKRTIRVPAISPKMADIPPDEYSWRKYGQKPIKGSPYPRGYYKCSILRWCPARKHVERALDDPTMLIVTYEGEHCHGRGTAAPPETADAPVAAV, from the exons ATGGCCGTTGATCTGTTGGTGTACGCGAAGATGGACGAGCAGATGGCGATCCAGGAGGCGGCGATGGCGGGGCTCCGGTCCATGGAGCACCTTCTCTCCCAACTCTCCCACCATCACCAGCAGTCGCCGCAGCTCGACTGCCGCGAGATCACTGATCTCACCGTCTCCAAGTTCAAGAAGGTCATCTCTATCCTCGACCGCACCGGCCACGCCCGATTCCGTCGCGGCCCTCGCCCCGCCCCGGCAGTGGAGCCAGCGCCGCGGGCCGTCGCCCTCGCCCCGGCCAAGCCGCCTCAGCCCCCGATCCCTCCGCCTCCGCGGAGCATGACCCTGGACTTCACGAAGCCGATCGCTGCACCGTCCCTCGTCGAGGCCTCCGGCAGCCAGTTCACGGCGGAGGGCTTCAGCATCTCGACGTCCATGACGTCCGCTTCCGTCACCGGCGACGGCAGCATCTCCAACGGCAAGATCGGATCCgcttccctcctcctccacccCGCCGCCGTCTCCACCGGCAAGCCGcctctctcctcctccctcaAGAAAAGGTGCCACGAGCACGCCCACTCCGAGCACCTTACCGAAAAGCATGCCATCCCCGGCGGCCGATGCCACTGCTCCAAGCGAAG GAAATCGCGGGTGAAGAGAACGATACGCGTGCCGGCGATCAGCCCGAAGATGGCCGATATCCCACCCGACGAGTACTCGTGGCGGAAGTACGGGCAGAAGCCCATCAAGGGATCCCCTTACCCGAG GGGCTACTACAAGTGCAGCATCCTCAGGTGGTGCCCGGCGCGGAAGCACGTGGAGCGGGCGCTCGATGACCCGACGATGCTGATCGTGACGTACGAGGGCGAGCACTGCCACGGCCGCGGCACCGCTGCGCCGCCCGAGACCGCCGATGCTCCCGTTGCGGCCGTCTGA